A portion of the Nitratidesulfovibrio termitidis HI1 genome contains these proteins:
- a CDS encoding AAA family ATPase, whose translation MYIQRAHIDGFGVLTGQTIQQLPPGLSIFLGSNEAGKSTCLDFFRAMLAGYPRSRAAHRVPLSGRAADAGGTLTLHTDRCGVVRLTRRPGAHGGTLTFTDANGTPLDAELAAALLHGVTPDLYRNIYGFSLSELQEFSSLSAEGARNVLLGAGAGQGLRPPSQLLDDLSGRMGALYLPEGRKPPLNEALKELETLRASLRAHERDTARYDALSAQLDDLSARLAGVRADRAGREAEHRTLERRLGVWRQWQELVAVEGQLARLDMVVERFPQDGKARFEQERERATERALRAQRLRGQLATLEATLAQHTPDARLLAAAPELRTLLERKSSYRNARAALPALLADLERNHADRERLLAALGADWTPERVCSFDRSLFTREAIATHEAALDAANADLRQARAEHDRRAAEHEAARHAAELAHVQVRTRADALGVDPAAAPDADQAERLRTLRTQAGAALAELPGLRAELGVQAAALARSLTDISPGWTPDTLRGFDTSPRARETLTARARTVTDAADATREANRRADELAAQLDDLSARRDQAIVAARAIAAPDREELDRRADAVRRLRQVVTGLALEAERTTEAARAERDHAANAPVVRKSLALLSLGGGLLAAGTLAAGLLLAAARGMLDISATSPLIGLTGLVGLAPFATMGHAPVYLCAVIALCGLALLATGWPRRDAAEQTAHATRTAQLAARHQELAERRDALRADVARLLREAGISDADASPDGSGPDGSAPDVSGLADRVDMAERALERARDERARRDRADAEATAREADCATVRTRHLQALHARETAEAALQQARADWAAHCASLDLPESFAPEATLGLFDRVEACVARAAQADAQAARVAALAAQVTALADAARVVPALAPLCPNVADGQQMTDEAAAALLAGVDRLLADLRAAEALRQERERALAELAARREREQQALAAVQAADAALHAATDAAGTATDAWRAWLAERGLSPDLTPATARDALTVMDDWLRLDNEAAGLAARRAALDAELAALETPLVRIVADCASALPDTALGDDPVATLDALATAAQAAGTMAAERDRLVARHAELLAELHEAEAAHAAARTAVDELLAAGDAIDGEDFLRRAASYAERQELLRRKGDLVDHLTAALPEIATGTIAPDDLADEPGGAPASPQADPLAALRAELASADREAMQARCDELAAELAALAAQEAELVDKAAALRVQREQAASADDVAALRRQEAALLESARQMALEWSRNALARHLIDTARRRFERERQPHVIREAAAIFRAITGGRWQSIAASLEDGVPRAVPADGEPMPHEHLSRGTREQLYLALRLGYVRTHALHAEPLPLIMDDILVNFDPERAARTATALAELCAQRIGRDGVAPDDASSDASSDAPSDATLLAGGKPHQILFFTCHPHTVDMLRTAAPDAALFTVERGTITAA comes from the coding sequence ATGTATATCCAGCGCGCGCACATCGACGGCTTTGGCGTTCTGACGGGCCAGACCATCCAGCAGTTGCCGCCGGGGCTGTCCATCTTCCTCGGCAGCAACGAGGCGGGCAAATCCACCTGCCTCGACTTCTTCCGGGCCATGCTGGCGGGCTACCCGCGCAGCCGCGCCGCGCACCGCGTGCCCCTTTCGGGCCGCGCGGCGGATGCGGGCGGCACGCTGACCCTGCACACCGACCGGTGCGGCGTGGTGCGGCTAACCCGCCGCCCCGGCGCGCACGGCGGCACGCTGACCTTTACCGATGCCAACGGAACGCCGCTGGACGCAGAACTGGCCGCGGCCCTGCTGCACGGGGTGACGCCCGACCTCTACCGCAACATCTACGGGTTCAGCCTTTCGGAATTGCAGGAATTTTCCTCGCTCTCGGCGGAAGGCGCGCGCAACGTGCTGCTGGGGGCGGGGGCAGGGCAGGGGCTGCGTCCGCCCAGCCAGTTGCTGGATGATCTTTCGGGCCGCATGGGCGCGCTGTACCTGCCAGAGGGGCGCAAGCCGCCGCTCAACGAGGCGCTGAAGGAACTGGAAACCCTGCGCGCCAGCCTGCGCGCACACGAGCGGGATACCGCCCGCTACGACGCCCTGTCCGCCCAACTGGACGATTTGTCCGCCCGGCTGGCCGGGGTGCGCGCCGACCGTGCCGGACGCGAGGCCGAACACCGCACGCTGGAACGCCGCCTGGGCGTATGGCGGCAATGGCAGGAACTGGTGGCGGTGGAAGGGCAACTGGCCCGGCTCGACATGGTGGTGGAGCGCTTTCCCCAGGACGGCAAGGCCCGCTTCGAACAGGAGCGCGAACGCGCCACCGAACGGGCGCTGCGGGCACAGAGGCTGCGCGGGCAGCTGGCCACGCTGGAAGCGACGCTGGCGCAGCACACGCCCGACGCCCGGTTGCTGGCCGCCGCGCCTGAACTGCGCACCTTGCTGGAACGCAAGTCCAGCTACCGCAATGCCCGCGCCGCCCTGCCCGCCCTGCTGGCCGACCTGGAACGCAACCACGCCGACCGCGAGCGGCTGCTGGCCGCCCTTGGGGCGGACTGGACCCCGGAGCGGGTGTGCTCCTTCGACCGCTCGCTGTTCACGCGCGAGGCCATTGCCACGCACGAGGCCGCCCTGGATGCCGCCAACGCCGACCTGCGCCAGGCCCGCGCCGAGCATGACCGCCGCGCCGCAGAGCACGAAGCCGCCCGCCACGCGGCGGAACTGGCGCATGTCCAGGTCCGGACACGGGCCGACGCGCTGGGCGTGGACCCCGCAGCCGCGCCGGATGCGGACCAGGCCGAACGGCTGCGCACCCTGCGCACGCAGGCCGGGGCCGCGCTGGCGGAACTGCCGGGGCTGCGCGCCGAACTGGGCGTGCAGGCCGCCGCGCTGGCCCGATCGCTGACGGACATTTCCCCCGGCTGGACCCCGGACACCCTGCGCGGCTTCGACACCTCGCCCCGCGCCCGCGAGACACTGACCGCCCGCGCCCGCACCGTCACCGACGCAGCCGACGCCACGCGCGAGGCCAACCGGCGGGCCGACGAACTGGCCGCGCAACTGGACGACCTTTCCGCCCGGCGCGACCAGGCCATCGTGGCCGCACGGGCCATCGCCGCGCCCGACCGTGAGGAACTGGACCGCCGGGCAGACGCCGTGCGCCGCCTGCGTCAGGTGGTCACCGGGCTTGCATTGGAGGCGGAACGCACGACCGAAGCCGCCCGTGCCGAACGGGACCACGCCGCCAACGCGCCCGTGGTCCGCAAGTCACTGGCGTTGCTGTCCCTTGGCGGCGGGCTGCTGGCGGCGGGCACGCTTGCCGCCGGGCTGCTGCTGGCGGCGGCGCGGGGCATGCTGGACATTTCCGCCACGTCCCCACTGATCGGACTGACCGGGCTGGTCGGGCTGGCCCCCTTCGCGACCATGGGCCATGCGCCCGTGTACCTGTGCGCGGTGATTGCGCTGTGCGGCCTTGCGTTGCTGGCAACGGGCTGGCCCCGACGCGATGCGGCGGAACAGACCGCCCATGCGACCCGCACCGCCCAACTCGCCGCGCGGCATCAGGAACTGGCCGAACGCCGTGACGCGTTGCGCGCCGACGTCGCTCGCTTGCTGCGCGAGGCGGGAATATCCGATGCCGATGCATCCCCAGACGGATCTGGCCCTGACGGTTCTGCCCCTGACGTATCTGGCCTTGCCGACCGCGTGGACATGGCGGAACGCGCGCTGGAGCGCGCCCGCGACGAACGCGCCCGACGCGACAGGGCCGATGCAGAGGCGACGGCCCGCGAGGCAGACTGCGCCACGGTGCGCACCCGGCACCTGCAAGCCCTGCACGCCCGCGAGACGGCGGAAGCGGCCCTGCAGCAGGCCCGCGCGGACTGGGCCGCGCACTGTGCATCGCTCGACCTCCCGGAATCCTTCGCCCCCGAAGCGACCCTTGGCCTGTTCGACCGGGTGGAGGCCTGTGTGGCACGCGCGGCGCAGGCCGACGCGCAGGCAGCCCGCGTGGCGGCCCTTGCGGCGCAGGTTACCGCGCTGGCAGATGCGGCCCGCGTTGTGCCCGCCCTGGCCCCGCTGTGCCCCAATGTGGCGGACGGCCAGCAAATGACCGACGAGGCTGCCGCCGCCCTGCTGGCCGGGGTGGACCGCCTGCTGGCGGACCTGCGCGCCGCCGAGGCCCTGCGGCAGGAGCGCGAACGGGCGCTGGCGGAACTGGCCGCCCGGCGCGAACGGGAACAGCAGGCCCTTGCCGCCGTGCAGGCCGCCGACGCAGCGCTGCATGCCGCAACGGACGCGGCTGGCACTGCCACGGACGCATGGCGCGCATGGCTGGCGGAACGCGGCCTGTCCCCGGACCTGACACCGGCCACCGCCCGCGACGCCCTTACGGTCATGGACGACTGGTTGCGCCTGGACAACGAGGCCGCCGGTCTGGCCGCCCGCCGCGCCGCGCTGGACGCGGAACTGGCCGCGCTGGAAACCCCGCTGGTCCGCATTGTCGCAGACTGCGCCAGCGCCCTGCCCGATACAGCCCTCGGGGATGATCCCGTGGCAACGCTTGACGCGCTGGCCACCGCCGCCCAAGCCGCCGGAACCATGGCCGCCGAGCGGGACAGGCTGGTCGCCCGCCACGCGGAACTGCTGGCGGAACTGCACGAGGCGGAGGCCGCCCATGCCGCCGCCAGGACCGCCGTGGACGAGCTTTTGGCTGCCGGTGACGCCATCGACGGCGAAGACTTCCTGCGCCGTGCCGCGTCCTATGCAGAGAGACAGGAACTGCTGCGCCGCAAGGGTGATCTGGTTGACCATCTTACCGCCGCCCTGCCGGAAATTGCCACGGGCACCATCGCCCCGGACGACCTGGCCGACGAGCCTGGCGGCGCACCCGCCAGCCCTCAGGCAGACCCGCTGGCCGCGCTGCGCGCCGAGCTGGCCAGTGCCGACCGCGAGGCCATGCAGGCCCGCTGCGACGAACTGGCCGCGGAACTTGCCGCGCTGGCCGCGCAGGAGGCGGAACTGGTGGACAAGGCCGCCGCATTACGCGTACAGCGCGAACAGGCGGCCTCCGCCGACGACGTGGCCGCCCTGCGCAGGCAGGAAGCAGCCCTGCTGGAATCGGCCCGCCAGATGGCCCTGGAATGGAGCCGCAACGCCCTGGCCCGCCACCTTATCGACACGGCGCGGCGGCGCTTCGAGCGGGAGCGCCAGCCCCATGTCATCCGCGAGGCGGCGGCCATCTTCCGGGCCATTACCGGGGGGCGCTGGCAGTCCATCGCCGCATCGCTGGAAGACGGTGTGCCCCGCGCCGTACCCGCCGACGGCGAACCCATGCCGCACGAACACCTCAGCCGGGGCACCCGCGAACAGCTGTACCTGGCCCTGCGCCTGGGCTACGTGCGCACCCACGCCCTGCACGCCGAGCCGCTGCCGCTGATCATGGACGACATCCTGGTCAACTTCGATCCGGAACGCGCGGCGCGCACCGCCACTGCCCTGGCAGAACTGTGCGCCCAGCGCATCGGACGGGACGGCGTGGCCCCTGATGATGCCTCAAGCGATGCCTCAAGCGATGCCCCGAGTGATGCCACCCTCCTTGCGGGCGGCAAACCGCACCAGATACTGTTCTTCACCTGCCATCCGCACACCGTGGACATGCTGCGCACGGCAGCGCCCGATGCCGCCCTGTTCACCGTGGAACGCGGCACCATAACCGCCGCCTGA
- a CDS encoding metallophosphoesterase family protein produces the protein MPAFRFVHAADLHLDAAFAGVSRDLSPRLADRLHRATFTAWERLVELCLAERPDALLIAGDVHNHEDGSLRAQVALRDGCSRLTDAGVRVFIAHGNHDPLTSRVHSLHWPDGVTVFGPQVESHAVTREGRVVAVVHGISHETDREGRNLAKRFTRSATVQGTVHGMVQDMDVPPGVPQIGVLHCNVGTTPGTRDAGRYAPCTLDDLTATGLDYWALGHIHLPQVLRTRPHVVYPGSTQGLHINEDGPRGCQLVTVHDDGEVELEFRPLAPVRWQVVEVAIGTNGNGGANVSGGDGANGDNGPDGTGTPNGAASLEALHGRIMEAMEQAAEGNATPGPSGLSGLSGPSGPSGPSGRSGLSGTPGFPVEATLCRVILHGRGPLDRHLRRPGAVEGLLEMLREAGASLDPLVWVKDIELHTRPDVDMDALRRRDDLLGEVLRVAAAARGLPEPPAGDAPACPAGTADAVSPDTPSDGAPPGTPAPDSSQQPDPAALRALAAAVLAPLYDGPRGRRFLGPSDALSPEDLAALLDDAERICCDMLEVD, from the coding sequence ATGCCAGCGTTCCGCTTCGTCCATGCCGCAGACCTGCACCTAGACGCCGCTTTCGCGGGCGTCTCGCGCGACCTTTCCCCCCGCCTGGCCGACCGGCTGCACCGCGCCACCTTCACCGCGTGGGAGCGGCTGGTGGAACTGTGCCTTGCCGAACGGCCCGACGCCCTGCTCATCGCGGGCGACGTGCACAACCACGAGGACGGCAGCCTGCGGGCCCAGGTGGCCCTGCGCGACGGGTGTTCCCGCCTGACGGATGCGGGGGTGCGGGTGTTCATCGCCCACGGCAACCACGACCCGCTCACCTCGCGGGTGCACTCGCTGCACTGGCCGGACGGGGTCACCGTGTTCGGGCCGCAGGTGGAATCGCACGCCGTGACCCGCGAGGGGCGCGTGGTGGCCGTGGTGCACGGCATCAGCCACGAAACCGACCGCGAAGGCCGCAACCTGGCCAAGCGCTTTACCCGTTCCGCCACGGTTCAGGGCACGGTTCACGGTATGGTTCAGGACATGGACGTGCCCCCCGGCGTGCCGCAGATCGGCGTGCTGCACTGCAACGTGGGCACAACGCCCGGCACGCGCGACGCGGGCCGCTACGCCCCCTGCACCCTGGACGACCTGACCGCCACGGGGCTGGACTACTGGGCGCTGGGGCACATCCACCTGCCGCAGGTGCTGCGCACGCGGCCCCACGTGGTCTACCCCGGCTCCACGCAGGGGCTGCACATCAACGAGGACGGTCCGCGCGGCTGCCAACTGGTCACCGTGCACGACGACGGCGAGGTGGAACTGGAGTTTCGCCCCCTGGCCCCGGTGCGCTGGCAGGTGGTGGAGGTGGCCATAGGGACGAATGGAAACGGCGGCGCTAATGTATCTGGCGGTGACGGCGCGAACGGGGACAATGGCCCCGATGGCACGGGCACGCCCAACGGCGCGGCCTCGCTGGAAGCCCTGCATGGCCGCATCATGGAGGCCATGGAACAGGCCGCCGAAGGTAATGCGACGCCCGGCCCGTCTGGCCTGTCTGGCCTGTCTGGCCCGTCTGGCCCGTCTGGCCCGTCTGGCCGGTCTGGCCTGTCTGGCACTCCCGGCTTCCCTGTGGAGGCCACCCTGTGCCGGGTGATCCTGCACGGGCGCGGCCCGCTGGACCGTCACCTGCGCCGCCCCGGCGCGGTGGAAGGGCTGCTGGAGATGTTGCGCGAGGCCGGGGCCTCGCTGGATCCCCTTGTCTGGGTCAAGGACATCGAACTGCACACCCGGCCCGACGTGGACATGGACGCGCTGCGCCGCCGCGACGACCTGCTGGGCGAGGTGCTGCGCGTGGCCGCCGCCGCACGGGGCCTGCCGGAACCGCCTGCGGGCGATGCCCCCGCCTGCCCTGCGGGCACCGCAGACGCGGTATCGCCTGACACCCCATCCGACGGCGCGCCCCCCGGCACCCCGGCACCGGACAGTTCCCAGCAGCCAGACCCCGCCGCCCTGCGCGCCCTGGCCGCCGCCGTGCTCGCCCCGCTGTACGACGGCCCGCGCGGCCGCCGCTTCCTCGGCCCGTCCGACGCCCTGTCACCCGAAGATCTGGCCGCCCTGCTGGACGACGCCGAACGCATCTGCTGCGACATGCTGGAGGTCGACTGA
- the dinB gene encoding DNA polymerase IV, with protein sequence MAQRWIMHIDMDAFFASVEQMDDPSLRGKPVAVGGSHRGVVSAASYEARRFGVRSALPMSTALRLCPQLIVVPGRMRRYAELSHRIMDALREFSPLVEPASVDEAYLDATGLERLFGPVENMGMAVKARVLDVTGGLTCSVGAAPVKFLAKIASDMNKPNGLFILYPEDVAEFLRTLPVGRIPGVGKRSLDALDQLGVRSAGDVLRYSREFWERRFGKGGVHLHERASGVDPREVEPYSEPKSESAENTFAEDTADRAVLRRWLLAQAERVGTSLRRQRLAGRTITLKVKYADFRSISRSHSLPEPTASTETIFDEACRLLDALTLADKVRLIGVGVSNFGPAHHGPRQLTLPLEIPGRGKGGKGACEDGAGRGTTDRGAGGNAVAWGAGTARSVGVSAEHDEQDGPDALEGLNESGGPHRPVGQNAPAVAIPAESSPPPDENRRKKLDAALDALRDRHGREAVVRGRLFGFDSRKK encoded by the coding sequence ATGGCGCAACGCTGGATCATGCATATCGACATGGACGCCTTTTTCGCGTCCGTGGAGCAGATGGACGACCCTTCCCTGCGGGGCAAGCCGGTGGCCGTGGGCGGCTCGCACCGGGGGGTCGTTTCCGCCGCGTCGTACGAGGCGCGGCGCTTTGGCGTGCGTTCCGCGCTGCCCATGAGCACGGCGCTGCGGCTGTGCCCGCAGCTGATCGTGGTGCCGGGGCGCATGCGCCGCTACGCCGAGCTTTCGCACCGCATCATGGACGCGCTGCGCGAATTTTCGCCGCTGGTGGAACCGGCATCGGTGGACGAGGCCTATCTGGACGCCACGGGGCTGGAACGGCTGTTCGGCCCGGTGGAGAACATGGGCATGGCGGTGAAGGCCCGCGTGCTGGACGTGACCGGCGGGCTGACCTGTTCCGTGGGCGCGGCCCCGGTGAAATTCCTGGCCAAGATCGCCTCGGACATGAACAAGCCGAACGGCCTGTTCATCCTGTACCCGGAAGACGTAGCGGAATTTCTGCGCACCCTGCCCGTGGGCCGCATACCGGGGGTGGGCAAGCGGTCATTGGACGCCTTGGACCAGTTGGGAGTGCGCAGCGCGGGCGACGTGCTGCGCTATTCGCGCGAATTCTGGGAACGGCGCTTCGGCAAGGGGGGCGTGCACCTGCACGAGCGGGCCAGCGGCGTGGACCCGCGTGAGGTGGAGCCGTATTCCGAACCCAAGTCGGAAAGCGCCGAGAACACCTTTGCCGAGGACACCGCCGACCGCGCCGTGCTGCGGCGCTGGCTGCTGGCCCAGGCCGAACGGGTGGGGACATCGTTGCGGCGGCAGCGGCTGGCGGGCCGCACCATCACGCTGAAGGTGAAGTACGCGGACTTCCGGTCCATATCCCGCAGCCACAGCTTGCCGGAGCCCACGGCGTCCACAGAGACGATTTTTGATGAGGCCTGCCGGTTGCTGGACGCCCTGACCCTGGCGGACAAGGTGCGGCTGATCGGGGTGGGGGTATCCAACTTCGGCCCGGCGCACCACGGGCCGCGCCAGCTCACCCTGCCGCTGGAAATTCCCGGCAGGGGCAAGGGCGGGAAGGGGGCTTGCGAGGACGGGGCGGGTCGGGGAACGACAGACAGGGGGGCTGGCGGTAACGCCGTGGCGTGGGGAGCGGGCACTGCGCGTTCCGTGGGCGTATCCGCAGAGCATGATGAACAGGACGGGCCAGATGCGTTGGAGGGATTGAACGAGTCGGGTGGGCCACACAGACCAGTCGGGCAGAATGCCCCCGCCGTCGCAATTCCCGCCGAATCCTCCCCCCCGCCGGACGAGAACCGCCGCAAGAAACTGGACGCCGCGCTGGACGCCCTGCGCGACCGCCATGGCCGCGAGGCCGTGGTGCGCGGCCGCCTGTTCGGGTTTGATTCCAGAAAAAAGTAG
- a CDS encoding aminotransferase class IV, producing the protein MIHWRAGALHEGGVRLDIGSPAFRYGAGFFETILWNGHGPSRLDAHLARLQASLEYFGLLAEPVDYPAVIAEVVRANGLAERLARVNIIVPLEDEDAAMAPLVTAAPYDPPAPDRTYSLRLAPPATPGSLALHKSMNYMLCYLERRAARALGQDDAVLTQPGGVVTEATTAALLFGDGDCFCTPTGGCRLPSTTLAAVRDLLPVRDCTVRAGELRAFRHAYLLNSLQGMRPVTVIGSHAFTPDFATSERCNSVLLGK; encoded by the coding sequence ATGATCCACTGGCGGGCTGGCGCGCTGCACGAGGGCGGGGTACGGCTGGACATCGGCAGTCCGGCCTTCCGATATGGGGCCGGGTTCTTCGAGACCATCCTGTGGAACGGGCACGGTCCCAGCCGTCTGGACGCGCATCTGGCGCGCTTGCAGGCCAGTCTGGAGTATTTCGGCCTGCTGGCCGAACCTGTGGACTACCCGGCGGTCATCGCCGAGGTGGTGCGCGCCAACGGCCTTGCCGAACGGCTGGCGCGGGTGAACATCATCGTTCCGCTGGAGGACGAGGACGCGGCCATGGCCCCGCTGGTCACCGCCGCCCCTTACGACCCGCCCGCGCCCGACCGCACCTACAGCCTGCGCCTGGCCCCGCCCGCAACGCCAGGATCGCTGGCCCTGCACAAGTCCATGAACTACATGCTCTGCTACCTGGAACGCAGGGCCGCCCGCGCCCTGGGCCAGGACGACGCCGTGCTCACCCAGCCAGGCGGCGTCGTGACAGAGGCCACCACCGCCGCATTATTGTTCGGCGACGGCGACTGCTTCTGCACCCCCACTGGCGGCTGCCGCCTGCCCAGCACCACGCTGGCCGCCGTGCGCGATCTGCTGCCCGTGCGCGACTGCACCGTGCGCGCCGGAGAATTGCGCGCCTTTCGCCACGCCTACCTGCTGAACTCGCTGCAAGGCATGCGCCCGGTCACGGTCATCGGTTCGCATGCCTTCACGCCCGATTTCGCCACCAGCGAACGGTGCAATTCCGTATTGCTGGGGAAATGA
- a CDS encoding chorismate-binding protein, translating into MRCTLSACADADAFASFALSCARQGADLLLCHPDPCHVDADHADTGRADSGAGDARSAEATASGLPSGFTSAPDAPHVHTAMPPGWTVWPGGEGEGPCCLVGIAPREELCLGDPSPTCASGSTSGLISGPISGSTSRPAHPRHAISPDHEPGPHTDAALAAFLGLQAPFGADPSGPPRDAAPHLWQPARADHDIALGFLAYTYGLPRFGIRSAKPRVLPHALLRRYHAVARWNPATGALSLSVHPDAPPDLAARCARLLTDAPVPALTTPGGCATFTSPGGCAVFTPLAGCAALPPSLDRAGYTAGVREVLRRIRAGDTYQCNLSTRFGLHAPGLDPAALSLHLWRTRPAPFHGLFRIGGRHVVSASPERFLRVDAPGGGPARVLSQPIKGTLAFGPGTPHPVWHPGLPGLLAATPKERAELSMIVDLVRNDISADCTHGSVAVARHCATFRVGGAGSGLVQMHSDVTGTLRPDRTCLDLLLSAFPGGSVTGCPKRRTLAIIEAGEPHNREVYCGSLLAIADARTMDCSIAIRTGWHDAATGSFEHCAGSGIVVDSDPESEYEETWAKAANFREVCA; encoded by the coding sequence ATGCGCTGCACGCTCTCGGCCTGCGCTGACGCCGACGCCTTCGCGTCCTTTGCCCTGTCCTGCGCCCGGCAGGGAGCGGACCTGCTGCTGTGCCACCCGGACCCTTGCCACGTCGATGCAGACCATGCGGATACGGGCCGCGCGGATTCCGGCGCGGGGGATGCCCGGAGCGCGGAGGCCACCGCTTCCGGCCTGCCTTCCGGCTTCACTAGCGCCCCCGACGCCCCGCACGTGCACACCGCCATGCCCCCCGGCTGGACGGTGTGGCCCGGCGGCGAGGGCGAAGGCCCGTGCTGCCTTGTCGGCATCGCCCCGCGCGAGGAACTGTGCCTGGGCGATCCCTCGCCCACTTGCGCGTCCGGTTCCACATCCGGCCTCATATCCGGCCCCATATCCGGTTCCACATCCCGCCCCGCGCACCCCCGCCACGCCATCTCACCGGATCACGAACCCGGTCCGCACACCGACGCCGCGCTGGCCGCCTTCCTTGGCTTGCAGGCTCCGTTCGGTGCAGATCCCTCCGGGCCACCGCGCGATGCCGCCCCCCACCTCTGGCAGCCCGCCCGAGCCGACCACGACATAGCCCTCGGCTTTCTGGCCTACACCTACGGCCTGCCGCGCTTCGGCATCCGCAGCGCAAAACCCCGCGTGCTGCCCCACGCCCTGCTGCGCCGCTACCACGCCGTGGCCCGCTGGAACCCTGCCACGGGCGCGCTGTCCCTGTCCGTCCACCCGGATGCCCCGCCGGATCTGGCCGCCCGCTGCGCCCGTTTGCTGACGGACGCCCCCGTGCCCGCCCTTACCACTCCCGGCGGCTGCGCGACCTTCACCTCCCCCGGCGGCTGCGCCGTCTTTACCCCCCTGGCCGGCTGCGCCGCCCTGCCCCCCTCGCTGGACCGCGCCGGGTACACGGCGGGCGTGCGCGAGGTGCTGCGCCGCATCCGCGCGGGTGATACCTACCAGTGCAACCTGTCCACCCGCTTCGGCCTGCACGCGCCGGGGCTGGACCCGGCGGCCCTGTCGCTGCACCTGTGGCGCACCCGCCCCGCGCCTTTCCACGGCTTGTTCCGCATCGGCGGTCGCCACGTGGTTTCCGCCTCGCCGGAGCGGTTCCTGCGCGTGGATGCGCCGGGCGGCGGCCCGGCCCGCGTGCTGTCGCAGCCCATCAAGGGCACTCTGGCCTTCGGCCCCGGTACGCCGCATCCGGTCTGGCACCCCGGCCTGCCGGGCCTGCTGGCCGCCACCCCCAAGGAACGCGCCGAACTGTCCATGATCGTGGACCTTGTGCGCAACGACATTTCCGCCGACTGCACCCACGGCAGCGTGGCCGTGGCCCGGCACTGCGCCACCTTTCGCGTGGGCGGCGCGGGCAGCGGCCTCGTGCAGATGCATTCCGACGTCACCGGCACCCTGCGGCCCGACCGCACCTGTCTGGACCTCTTGCTGTCCGCCTTTCCAGGCGGCTCGGTGACCGGCTGCCCCAAGCGGCGCACGCTGGCCATCATCGAGGCCGGTGAACCCCACAACCGAGAGGTTTATTGCGGCAGCCTGCTGGCCATCGCCGACGCCCGCACCATGGACTGTTCCATCGCCATCCGCACCGGCTGGCACGACGCGGCCACGGGCAGCTTCGAACATTGCGCGGGCAGCGGCATCGTCGTGGACTCGGACCCGGAAAGCGAATACGAAGAAACATGGGCCAAGGCAGCCAACTTTCGGGAGGTATGCGCATGA
- a CDS encoding aminodeoxychorismate/anthranilate synthase component II: MRILLADNHDSFTRNLEHLLVAATGCVPTVVPVNRLDEVTGDWPHAPGDPTLAGPTTRWDLLVISPGPGTPEEYPQYGPLLGGKSTRMRGPHAADGGAEARLPAERTTALPSRTAATPSSDQASAAPAATASPPCAQPRPVPVPVLGICLGLQIINAHFGGVTAPLPGCVHGKPDTLHYAGQARTVARYHSLHLSVMGAGMRVLARNGQGVVMAARHHSLPLLGYQFHPESFLTPDGVWWIRHALHALGLR; the protein is encoded by the coding sequence ATGCGCATCCTGCTTGCCGACAATCACGACAGCTTCACGCGCAACCTCGAACATCTGCTGGTGGCTGCCACCGGCTGCGTGCCCACTGTCGTGCCAGTAAATCGGCTGGACGAAGTCACGGGCGACTGGCCACATGCGCCGGGCGACCCGACCCTCGCAGGCCCCACCACCCGTTGGGACCTGCTGGTGATCTCGCCCGGCCCCGGCACGCCGGAAGAATATCCGCAGTACGGGCCGCTGCTGGGCGGTAAGAGCACGCGGATGCGCGGTCCGCACGCAGCGGATGGAGGGGCAGAGGCCCGCCTGCCCGCCGAGAGGACCACAGCCTTGCCATCCAGAACGGCGGCAACCCCGTCCTCAGACCAGGCCTCAGCCGCGCCCGCCGCCACGGCGTCTCCCCCCTGTGCCCAACCCCGCCCCGTACCGGTGCCCGTGCTGGGCATCTGCCTTGGCCTGCAGATCATCAACGCCCATTTCGGCGGGGTCACCGCGCCGCTGCCAGGCTGCGTGCACGGCAAGCCGGACACGCTGCACTACGCCGGGCAGGCCCGCACCGTGGCCCGCTACCATTCGCTGCACCTGTCCGTCATGGGCGCGGGCATGCGTGTACTGGCCCGCAACGGGCAGGGGGTGGTCATGGCCGCCCGCCACCACAGCCTGCCCCTGCTGGGCTACCAGTTTCACCCAGAATCGTTCCTCACCCCGGACGGGGTGTGGTGGATACGCCATGCGCTGCACGCTCTCGGCCTGCGCTGA